A single Xylanimonas cellulosilytica DSM 15894 DNA region contains:
- a CDS encoding TRAP transporter substrate-binding protein: MKASTLAAAAVAVVLVAAGCTPAAQSAEPVTLRVGTDDRPGRPSADQIEEFARHVSDLSEGRITIEPVWQAVGDEDHRPDWDQQVARLVMSGELEMGLIPSRSWDTEGVETLRPLTTPFLVDSDELLAEILTSDLADEMMAGLDEVGVVGLSIFPEGLRHPFGYEKALAGPEDYAGGTLRVPTSATSREMFAVFGASTNDVPPDPEEHIGIESGFLFLPGGIATSNVTFYPKANVLVTNEAVFDGLAAGDREILERAAAQTLEWTVANLPRESALAQEFCEGGGVVRHATDQQLAELTRAAEPVIEGVRAADRRNGLVLDAITQLKADVPTAVPAPECGEDDATGPTGQESVLNGVYRFDVSRNDLIAAGTNRNFTNVGVWTYTLHDGEFELQLAEEESGDLWEESGTYRVDGDRVTFYGPALIPPGDTLTWEKDASGGLVFENVNVSPMEWHVFSQTWEWVADIGTE, translated from the coding sequence ATGAAGGCATCGACACTTGCCGCGGCGGCTGTGGCCGTCGTGCTCGTCGCCGCGGGCTGCACACCGGCGGCGCAGTCCGCCGAACCTGTCACGTTGCGCGTCGGCACCGACGACAGGCCCGGCCGCCCGTCGGCCGACCAGATCGAGGAGTTCGCCCGTCATGTGTCCGACCTGTCCGAGGGGCGCATCACCATCGAGCCCGTGTGGCAGGCGGTCGGCGACGAGGACCACCGCCCGGACTGGGACCAGCAGGTCGCCCGGCTCGTGATGTCCGGCGAGCTCGAGATGGGGCTGATCCCGTCGCGGTCGTGGGACACCGAGGGGGTCGAGACGCTCCGGCCGCTGACGACGCCGTTCCTCGTCGACTCCGACGAGCTGCTCGCGGAGATCCTCACGAGCGACCTCGCGGACGAGATGATGGCCGGGCTCGACGAGGTCGGCGTCGTCGGCCTGTCGATCTTCCCCGAGGGTCTGCGCCATCCCTTCGGCTACGAGAAGGCGCTGGCCGGGCCCGAGGACTACGCGGGAGGGACCTTGCGCGTGCCCACCTCGGCAACCTCACGGGAGATGTTCGCGGTGTTCGGGGCGAGCACGAACGACGTACCTCCGGATCCCGAGGAGCACATCGGCATCGAGTCGGGCTTCCTGTTCCTGCCTGGCGGCATCGCGACGTCGAACGTGACGTTCTATCCCAAGGCGAACGTGCTGGTCACGAACGAAGCCGTCTTCGACGGCCTCGCCGCCGGCGATCGGGAGATCCTCGAGCGGGCCGCGGCCCAGACCCTGGAGTGGACCGTGGCCAACCTGCCGCGCGAGTCCGCGCTAGCCCAGGAGTTCTGCGAGGGTGGCGGTGTCGTGCGGCACGCGACCGACCAGCAGCTCGCCGAGCTTACGCGGGCGGCAGAGCCCGTGATCGAGGGCGTCCGCGCGGCTGATCGGCGCAACGGGTTGGTGCTCGACGCAATCACGCAACTCAAGGCAGACGTGCCCACAGCGGTACCTGCGCCGGAGTGCGGGGAGGACGATGCGACCGGGCCTACCGGGCAGGAGTCGGTGCTCAACGGCGTCTACCGGTTCGATGTGTCCCGGAACGACCTCATCGCTGCCGGGACGAACCGGAACTTCACCAACGTCGGTGTGTGGACCTACACGCTCCACGACGGGGAGTTCGAACTTCAGCTGGCCGAGGAGGAGTCTGGCGACCTCTGGGAGGAAAGCGGGACATATCGGGTTGATGGTGACCGCGTCACGTTCTACGGGCCAGCCCTGATCCCTCCGGGTGACACGTTGACGTGGGAGAAGGACGCGAGCGGCGGCTTGGTCTTCGAGAACGTCAACGTCAGCCCGATGGAGTGGCACGTTTTCTCTCAGACCTGGGAGTGGGTGGCCGACATTGGTACGGAGTAG
- a CDS encoding histidine kinase — protein sequence MAGDDVRPAPPRPVYPVAVGAVGLALTAWALSGGTVAAHATVTPAALGATAAAALLVVGAGTLAALSPRHAWPGRTTLLAGLAWLAPVLVGWIGAPSSLRAAAMVVAPFAVVLLAHLVLAGPDGIAPWRGAARLVVVGYAATALLTTVLAVTRDPLLELHCWRDCAVRVLAVAPQADVARAASTAWSVALVVVGVGATGVAVVRTVRARPGARLQTAVVVVPAALALAGYATWGAAVLADPPERPDALSFQAAYLVQALGMALLGAGVAWPLLREHRRRTALRRLAARLGAVPAVGSLQAHLADALDDPSLEVAYWLPESRRFVDAAGRNVNPDRSSARSGARAGAELRRGDDLLAVVTLGRAGAGDAPLTEQIGEQIGAAARLAIDNERLQAEIRAQLTELRSSRRRIVAAADESRRRLERDLHDGVQADLVALLLDAGRRHAAAVRAGDEPTARALTDVVAQVSAAAARLRELSHGIFPAELAEAGLEPALWTLTDDADVAVRLAVDLDVRPPAEVERVGYLVAVEALACAQPGAVLEVAVSRTDSVVTVRAMPLQEPVPVDLDDRVGALGGTARRTDAGWEVDLPCALS from the coding sequence ATGGCCGGCGACGATGTGCGCCCGGCCCCGCCGCGGCCGGTGTACCCGGTGGCGGTGGGGGCGGTCGGCCTCGCCCTGACGGCGTGGGCCCTCTCGGGTGGGACGGTCGCCGCGCACGCCACGGTCACGCCCGCCGCCCTGGGGGCCACGGCTGCGGCGGCACTGCTCGTCGTGGGCGCCGGCACGCTCGCGGCGCTCTCCCCGCGCCATGCGTGGCCCGGGCGCACGACGTTGCTCGCCGGCCTGGCCTGGCTCGCGCCCGTGCTCGTCGGGTGGATCGGGGCCCCGTCGTCGCTGCGGGCGGCGGCGATGGTCGTCGCCCCGTTCGCCGTCGTGCTGCTGGCACACCTCGTACTCGCCGGCCCGGACGGCATCGCCCCGTGGCGAGGTGCGGCGCGTCTCGTCGTCGTCGGCTACGCCGCGACCGCGCTCCTGACCACCGTCCTCGCCGTCACCCGGGACCCGCTCCTGGAGCTGCACTGCTGGCGGGACTGCGCGGTTCGGGTACTGGCCGTCGCGCCTCAGGCGGACGTGGCGCGCGCGGCCTCGACAGCGTGGAGCGTCGCGCTGGTCGTCGTCGGGGTCGGCGCGACAGGCGTGGCGGTGGTGCGGACCGTTCGGGCCCGGCCCGGCGCGCGGCTGCAGACGGCCGTCGTCGTCGTGCCCGCGGCGCTCGCCCTGGCCGGGTACGCCACGTGGGGCGCCGCGGTGCTCGCGGACCCGCCCGAGCGGCCCGACGCCCTGTCGTTCCAGGCGGCGTACCTGGTCCAGGCGCTGGGCATGGCGCTGCTCGGCGCGGGCGTGGCGTGGCCGCTGCTGCGTGAGCACCGACGTCGCACGGCGCTGCGCCGGCTCGCCGCACGCCTCGGGGCCGTGCCCGCGGTGGGCTCCCTCCAGGCGCACCTAGCCGACGCCCTGGACGACCCGTCGCTGGAGGTCGCCTACTGGCTACCGGAGTCGCGGCGGTTCGTCGACGCCGCGGGCCGGAACGTGAACCCGGACCGTTCCAGTGCCCGCTCGGGGGCCCGCGCGGGTGCCGAGCTCCGCCGCGGCGACGACCTGCTTGCCGTGGTGACCCTCGGCCGGGCCGGTGCCGGCGACGCGCCGCTGACCGAGCAGATCGGCGAGCAGATCGGCGCGGCGGCGCGGCTCGCCATCGACAACGAGCGCCTGCAGGCCGAGATCCGCGCCCAGCTCACCGAGCTGCGGTCGTCTCGCCGGCGGATCGTCGCCGCCGCGGATGAGTCGCGCCGACGGCTCGAGCGGGACCTGCACGACGGCGTGCAGGCGGACCTCGTCGCGCTGCTGCTGGACGCGGGCAGACGCCACGCCGCGGCCGTGCGCGCCGGTGACGAGCCGACGGCACGTGCGCTGACCGATGTCGTCGCACAGGTGTCCGCCGCTGCCGCGCGCCTGCGCGAGCTCAGCCACGGAATCTTCCCCGCGGAACTGGCCGAGGCGGGGCTCGAGCCGGCGCTGTGGACGCTCACCGACGACGCCGACGTCGCCGTCCGGCTCGCCGTCGACCTCGACGTACGGCCCCCGGCGGAGGTGGAGCGGGTCGGTTACCTCGTGGCGGTGGAGGCGCTGGCGTGCGCCCAGCCCGGGGCGGTGCTGGAGGTGGCGGTGTCGCGGACCGACAGCGTCGTCACCGTGCGTGCCATGCCCCTCCAGGAGCCCGTGCCGGTCGACCTCGACGACCGGGTCGGGGCGCTGGGCGGTACAGCGCGGCGGACCGATGCCGGGTGGGAGGTGGACCTGCCGTGCGCGTTGTCGTAG